Below is a window of Culturomica massiliensis DNA.
TTGTACCGCCGTGCGCGTGGGTGTCGTCATTTTACGTTTTCATTTCCATTCTTTTTTAGTTGTTATACATAGTTTCGGAAGTCGAACTCCTCGATGTTGTCGGGAATCACGAACACCTTTTCCTTTTGTTGTGTCACGGTCATGTTCACCGTGTCCACGAAAACTGCCATCGCCTTTGCAATCCTCTCGCTCATTGCTTCATCGGTCAGGCGTTCCGTTATTCTTGTGAAAAGCTCTGTCCCGTCCAGTTCCGTCATGACCTTTCCGGCGTGTCGCATTTCCTCATCGGATGGTGATTCCTTCCGTATGGTGTGTACTGCCATGTCAATATCCTCGAAGCTACTTCCCGAAGCCTGCTTTTTGTCTGGTTCTTCATCCTCCGGTTCATCTTCTCCGTACTCCAGTTCCGAGGGCGGGATGCTCGTGAAGGTTTCATCGAGTTTGTCCTCCGGTACTTGTGTCGGGCGTGAGACGGTTTCCGTGTTTCCGTCGTCAAAAGTAGCCTCTTCCTCCGACAGCTCAATGCCTTTTTCCGAAGTGGCGGCTTCTTGCGTCGGTATGGCAGCGGTTGTCCGGGTCGATGCCATCTTGAAACGGCTCTTGCCAATGATGTCCGAGGTGTCTGCGTGAGGTATTTCCTTATCCTTTCCTTGCTCTGCCACCGTACTGTCCAATGACCGCCACAGCCCGGCAATATGTCTGAAGAAACGGATGAGCTTCGTGTCCATGATGCGGTCATAGAACAGCAGAAACAGAAACCACACGTTGCAAGCAACCGATACGATTAAAAACGCCTTTGTCATAATCTTACTTTTTGGGCGTTTTCAATCTGTTCCATGTACTGCTGCCCGTATTGTCGGAAATGGTCGCGGAGGATGTTATCCACAAACTTGCCGATGCTCAAACCGTTTCCCATCCGACTGGTAACGATAGCGACTTTCTCATGAATTTCTCGGCTGATGTATATACATTGCCGCGTTTTGATTTCCGATGCTTGCAGGAAAGTCGAGAGCGGTTTGTCTCTGCCTTTATCCTTGCGGAAGTCAACGTCGGTATTTTCCTGTCCGTAGTCGGTTACACACTTTGCTGCACGGACAGCGGTTCTTTCACTCTTTCCTGTTTGCAGATACTCAGCCTGACGGTTCTTATTTGTTCTTTTCATACTTCTTTGTTGTTTTTGAGTGTTTATAAATTATAGGATTCCATGTGCCGTTTGAACGATTCGGCTATCTCGTCTTGGAACAGCGTGAAATGGTGTGTCAGCACGTTGTCAAGAAATGCCGCGATAGTCACTTCGTTGCCTCCGATTACATGAAGCATCTTCTGTATGCGGTCGTGGTACTCCTTGCGGATATAGACCTGCTTGCCGAG
It encodes the following:
- a CDS encoding DUF3408 domain-containing protein translates to MNTQKQQRSMKRTNKNRQAEYLQTGKSERTAVRAAKCVTDYGQENTDVDFRKDKGRDKPLSTFLQASEIKTRQCIYISREIHEKVAIVTSRMGNGLSIGKFVDNILRDHFRQYGQQYMEQIENAQKVRL